From Megalobrama amblycephala isolate DHTTF-2021 linkage group LG8, ASM1881202v1, whole genome shotgun sequence, the proteins below share one genomic window:
- the zglp1 gene encoding GATA-type zinc finger protein 1, which translates to MSSHARDPAEDVQHQQVTQSTILLLLQEATNLAPPADDGSLSSGASRGENPDSGSPILSGPQDSEFTGSFSIMRESDRSSAWEVMRLINQQCERLLQSGGPVDLDSSDGTEGVMLSRPPECPAVSSSSVPSNAYFSVAVVYSSEPVTDVEEVKESDDLAELIKTNMSDVSEKCLTENTSVESKDEGCSDQGESVVLCTGSDCPLDFTSCLVSERDTESAWLPLNASENAFSSQPADLNNNLIETSSWDARRRTQRKQPRPARSPDPQDPDVQGVTFSMYPEVDGDTHQSRLIITTNYSEEIRRLRRSRSSRCRSHQTCQRSSCSEEESDACGLSRIKMCASCCTRKTPLWRDAEDGTPLCNACGIRYKKYRVRCQKCWNIPKKEANTNSKCLKCGDVLKLKCSSW; encoded by the exons ATGAGTTCTCATGCACGTGATCCTGCAGAAGATGTGCAGCACCAGCAGGTCACCCAGTCCACAATCCTCCTCCTGCTCCAGGAGGCCACGAATCTCGCTCCTCCCGCAGATGACGGGAGCTTGAGTTCCGGAGCGTCGCGTGGAGAGAATCCAGACAGCGGCTCACCCATCCTCTCCGGCCCTCAAGACTCAGAGTTCACAGGCTCTTTCTCTATAATGCGAGAGTCTGACCGCAGCAGTGCATGGGAAGTGATGCGTCTGATCAACCAGCAGTGCGAGCGGCTGCTTCAGTCCGGAGGTCCGGTTGATCTCGACTCATCAGACGGCACAGAGGGCGTTATGCTGTCCAGACCTCCCGAGTGTCCTGCTGTTTCCTCCAGCAGCGTCCCATCCAACGCATATTTCTCAGTTGCAGTCGTCTACAGCTCTGAGCCTGTGACCGATGTGGAGGAAGTTAAAGAAAGCGATGATCTCGCTGAACTTATAAAGACAAACATGAGTGACGTCAGTGAAAAGTGTTTGACAGAAAACACATCTGTCGAGTCCAAAGACGAGGGCTGTTCTGATCAGGGCGAATCTGTTGTACTGTGCACAGGAAGTGACTGTCCTCTTgacttcacttcctgtttagTGTCTGAGCGAGATACTGAGAGTGCGTGGCTCCCTCTGAACGCCTCTGAAAATGCATTTTCATCACAGCCAGCTGACCTCAACAATAATCTCATAGAGACGTCATCATGGGATGCCCGCAGACGCACGCAGAGGAAACAGCCTCGTCCCGCCCGGAGCCCCGACCCGCAGGACCCTGATGTGCAGGGCGTCACCTTCAGCATGTATCCGGAAGTGGACGGCGACACGCATCAGAGCAGACTGATCATCACCACTAATTACAG TGAGGAGATCAGACGCTTGAGAAGGAGCAGGAGCAGCCGCTGCAGATCTCACCAAACCTGCCAGAGGAGCAGCTGCTCTGAGGAGGAGAGCGACGCCTGCGGTCTGTCCA GGATTAAGATGTGTGCGTCCTGCTGTACGAGGAAGACTCCTCTCTGGAGAGACGCTGAAGACGGGACGCCCCTTTGTAACGCCTGTGGGATCAG GTACAAGAAATATCGTGTGCGATGTCAGAAGTGCTGGAACATCCCGAAGAAGGAAGCAAACACCAACTCAAAGTGTCTGAAATGCGGCGACGTCCTGAAGCTGAAGTGCAGCAGCTGGTAG
- the LOC125274454 gene encoding GTPase IMAP family member 8: MDFSNQVSVERGIGPRGSLSELCLVLVGSIGCGKTLTTDTLLGQSSGLEPLASTRVSQIRRGLSEGRRLSIAETPRWYWRGKELEADIQEETRRSLSLSASGPFIFLFLIPIGEFTEMERRIPDQLERMFGQSVLGHTLVLLTCGDYLMSRSLDDYLRKEEGLQEVVRRCHGRCHVINNRRPDDRQQVITLLEKVEQMIQRNGGFHLLRDEETRGKDVREDKEELKTEMKLSAARDTMWNGGIRGKQTQINTFDKHTEETVSGGMIERHLINGLQSQQREYEETHNQHTLLERSPSFKLTKEGAILSQMIEVPEVQYSQSFTNTIHHSFKKVSDDLETLSSVSPSSSYSSSDLLNDSSIPELRMVLLGRRGSGKSAAGNIILGREEFELHGEDVRAAAHQCVKARALVEDTRVSVVDTPDWFQSERSLEEVKAQISSCVALSAPGPHVFLFCVPVDRPTHSEMLALRALEGAFGLDAVRRHTIVLFTRSELLPEGAAGVEEVEAYISSRRPEMLELVQRCGDRYHVLQSKSRQSSGVKELLDKVQQTVKEGGGSFYSCSLYQQNQEEVKTIRRDRQNSSRTLDALRETEEEEEVISTVEKSNCLVSAAPAPSLLHSMWERTSSGARRVPKLLAVGALAGAALGVFLAGAVGGAVGAAVGSVVTEVGRRRFIKQKTE, from the exons atggatTTCTCTAATCAGG TTTCTGTGGAGCGGGGTATCGGTCCTCGGGGCTCCCTCTCTGAGCTGTGTTTGGTTTTGGTTGGCAGCATCGGCTGTGGAAAGACCCTGACAACAGACACCCTGCTGGGTCAGAGTTCGGGTCTGGAACCCCTGGCCTCTACACGTGTGAGTCAGATACGGCGAGGACTGTCAGAGGGCCGGAGGCTGAGCATTGCGGAAACCCCTCGCTGGTACTGGCGGGGCAAGGAGTTGGAGGCTGACATCCAGGAGGAGACCCGGCGGTCCCTCAGCTTGAGTGCATCCGGACCCTTCATCTTCCTCTTTCTCATTCCCATCGGGGAGTTTACAGAGATGGAGCGGCGCATCCCAGATCAGCTGGAGCGCATGTTTGGGCAGTCGGTGCTGGGTCACACACTAGTGCTGCTCACTTGTGGAGATTACCTGATGAGCCGCAGTCTAGATGACTACCTCAGGAAGGAGGAGGGGCTGCAGGAGGTGGTGAGGAGGTGTCATGGCCGCTGCCATGTGATCAATAACCGCAGACCAGACGACAGGCAGCAGGTCATCACTCTACTGGAGAAG GTGGAGCAGATGATACAGAGGAACGGAGGATTTCACCTGCTCAGAGATGAGGAGACACGTGGGAAAGACGTCAGAGAGGACAAGGAGGAGTTGAAAACAGAGATGAAGCTCAGTGCAGCAAGAGACACAATGTGGAATGGAGGCATCAGaggaaaacaaacacaaatcaaCACATTTGACAAACACACAGAGGAAACAGTAAGTGGTGGAATGATTGAGAGACACCTGATCAATGGACTTCAGTCACAGCAGCGGGAGTATGAGGAAACACACAACCAACACACACTGCTGGAGAGAAGCCCAAGCTTCAAACTCACTAAAG AGGGAGCCATTCTCAGTCAGATGATAGAGGTGCCAGAAGTCCAATACAGCCAGAGCTTCACCAACACAA TCCATCACAGTTTTAAGAAGGTTTCGGATGACTTAGAAACTCTCTCTTCTGTATCACCATCATCCTCATATTCCTCCTCTGATCTTCTGAACGATTCTTCTATACCTGAGCTGAGAATGGTTCTGCTGGGTCGCCGTGGTTCTGGAAAGAGTGCGGCCGGGAACATCATTCTGGGTCGTGAGGAGTTTGAGCTGCATGGAGAGGATGTCAGAGCGGCAGCTCATCAGTGTGTGAAGGCCAGAGCGCTCGTGGAGGACACACGG GTATCTGTGGTTGATACACCGGACTGGTTTCAGTCAGAAAGATCTCTTGAGGAGGTGAAAGCTCAGATTTCCTCATGTGTGGCCCTGTCGGCTCCGGGCCCTCACGTGTTCCTGTTCTGTGTCCCTGTCGACCGGCCCACTCACTCCGAGATGCTGGCCCTGAGAGCGCTGGAGGGTGCATTCGGACTTGACGCCGTCCGCCGGCACACGATCGTCCTCTTCACACGCTCAGAGCTGCTGCCGGAGGGAGCGGCAGGCGTGGAGGAGGTGGAGGCGTACATCAGTTCCCGACGGCCTGAGATGCTGGAGCTGGTGCAGAGATGCGGCGACCGCTATCACGTCCTACAGTCAAAGTCACGTCAAAGCAGCGGTGTGAAGGAGCTGCTGGATAAGGTGCAGCAGACTGTGAAGGAAGGTGGAGGAAGTTTCTACAGCTGCTCACTCTACCAGCAGAATCAGGAGGAGGTCAAGACCATCAGAAGAGACAGACAGAACTCGTCTCGTACTCTGGACGCTTTGAGAGAgacagaggaagaggaggaagtgATTTCCACAGTGGAGAAGAGCAACTGCCTGGTCTCGGCTGCGCCGGCTCCGTCACTGCTCCATTCCATGTGGGAGAGGACGAGCTCGGGTGCGAGACGGGTGCCGAAGCTGCTGGCCGTGGGGGCTCTGGCTGGAGCGGCGCTGGGCGTGTTCCTCGCAGGAGCTGTAGGGGGCGCTGTAGGGGCAGCGGTGGGCTCTGTGGTCACTGAGGTCGGAAGACGGAGATTCATTAAACAGAAAACAGAGTGA
- the lyl1 gene encoding protein lyl-1 — protein MMEKNESPVSPSSASPSVLQRVSPARTGSPEANVTRDADTIAATTESEATGAETDPTTPPRRSPPAASTVSSGERVSSSSSSSTSIPPNIPVISLAHSKPPLPPLPMLAAPLTALHPAPTLPHGPAELRLAQLSSMSGAGPPTALLPPPFLQTHPFISSSFLGPSGSFGIFSNARVKRRPSAHFELDLNDGPPQKLARRVFTNSRERWRQQNVNGAFSELRKLIPTHPPDKKLSKNEILRLAMKYINFLVQLLNDQTSDQACKSTTDGVAEGQDGRKDESEDLGNGSSPSCKNRDSMDSMMASSGSSCYGDTDSEESSGPRTCGIETKHSGITEKVQEQILAVTASSYQR, from the exons ATGATGGAGAAAAACGAGTCGCCCGTCTCGCCCTCCTCAGCATCTCCATCTGTCCTCCAGCGTGTCAGTCCTGCTCGCACGGGCTCCCCTGAAGCTAATGTGACTCGTGATGCAGACACAATTGCTGCCACAACTGAATCTGAGGCTACTGGAGCTGAGACGGATCCGACGACACCTCCCCGGCGAAGCCCCCCAGCTGCATCCACAGTCTCCAGCGGCGAGCGCGTgtcctcatcctcatcctcctcgACGTCCATCCCTCCCAACATCCCGGTCATCAGCCTGGCTCACAGCAAACCCCCCTTGCCCCCTCTCCCCATGCTGGCGGCCCCGCTGACAGCCCTGCACCCCGCACCGACGCTCCCGCATGGCCCTGCAGAGCTGCGGCTGGCCCAACTGTCCTCGATGTCCGGCGCTGGACCCCCCACTGCCCTCCTGCCTCCACCCTTCCTGCAGACGCACCCCTTCATCAGCAG CTCTTTCCTCGGACCATCTGGAAGCTTTGGGATCTTCAGTAATGCTCGTGTGAAGAGACGCCCGTCCGCACACTTCGAACTGGATCTCAATGACG GTCCTCCTCAGAAGTTGGCTCGGCGCGTCTTCACTAACAGCCGTGAGCGCTGGCGGCAGCAGAACGTAAACGGCGCTTTCTCTGAGCTCCGTAAACTCATCCCGACACACCCGCCCGACAAGAAGCTCAGCAAGAACGAGATACTGCGACTCGCCATGAAGTACATCAACTTCCTCGTCCAGCTGCTGAACGACCAGACGAGCGATCAGGCGTGTAAAAGCACGACGGACGGCGTGGCAGAGGGTCAGGATGGGAGGAAGGACGAAAGCGAGGATTTGGGAAACGGCAGCTCACCGTCTTGCAAAAACAGAGACTCCATGGACTCCATGATGGCGTCGTCTGGCTCCAGCTGCTACGGCGACACGGACAGCGAGGAGAGCTCGGGTCCTCGAACCTGCGGCATTGAGACGAAACATAGCGGGATCACAGAGAAGGTTCAGGAACAGATACTAGCGGTCACAGCAAGCAGTTACCAGCGGTGA